The following coding sequences are from one Salvia hispanica cultivar TCC Black 2014 chromosome 3, UniMelb_Shisp_WGS_1.0, whole genome shotgun sequence window:
- the LOC125216133 gene encoding protein LURP-one-related 17-like, whose protein sequence is MLFSSKSKSRTVHHYHEERDKENGEDSGEASTSLTVWTKSLLYGCSGFSVIGSDGGLAYRVDNYSCRPDHTVLMDGSGNPIFTICRRKKLGLLDYWLVYEGDVCKHSNNESMKPMFYARKNMSLRQTKVDDVLAYIYCGMSEKRCMYVVEGSFRHRSCKILGESGRAVAEIKKKEAMSKGASFGLEVFDLVTKPGFHCRFAMAIVLLLDQMYS, encoded by the exons atgcTCTTCTCATCGAAATCCAAGTCAAGAACAGTTCACCACTACCACGAggagagagataaagaaaacGGAGAAGACAGCGGCGAAGCATCCACTTCTCTAACAGTTTGGACAAAATCGCTCCTTTACGGCTGCAGCGGCTTCTCCGTCATCGGCTCCGACGGCGGTTTGGCCTATCGGGTCGACAACTACAGTTGTCGACCCGATCATACCGTCCTTATGGACGGTTCCGGCAATCCCATTTTCACCATCTGCCGCCGCAAG AAGCTAGGCCTATTGGACTACTGGCTTGTCTACGAAGGAGATGTCTGCAAACACAGCAACAACGAATCGATGAAACCTATGTTTTATGCGAGGAAAAATATGAGTCTGAGGCAGACAAAAGTGGATGATGTGTTAGCCTATATTTACTGTGGGATGTCGGAAAAGAGATGCATGTATGTGGTTGAAGGCTCATTCAGACATCGATCGTGTAAGATTTTGGGAGAATCGGGGAGAGCAGTTGCAGAGATTAAGAAGAAAGAAGCCATGTCCAAAGGTGCATCTTTTGGTTTAGAGGTGTTTGATTTAGTCACTAAGCCAGGTTTCCACTGCAGATTTGCCATGGCTATTGTGTTATTACTTGACCAGATGTACTCTTAA
- the LOC125216526 gene encoding respiratory burst oxidase homolog protein A-like: MRGNGRYERRWGSDTVPAGNLASGGSSPATDYSADSAASASEFVEVTLDLQDDDTIILRSVEPATVISIDGNDVISGIETPAPSSSASRSPTMRRSGSNKLLQFSQELKAEALAKAKQLSHELKRFSWSHGHASRIISGAGGNGGLDSALAARAMRRQRAQLDRTRSGAHKALQGLKFISNSRNNRVEAWNEVQINFEKLAKDGYLHRADFSQCIGMRDSKEFGLELFDALSRRRRLKVDKIGRDELYEFWSQITDQSFDSRLQIFFDMVDKNEDGRITEEEVKEIIMVSASANKLSRLKEQAEEYAALIMEELDPERLGYIELWQLETLLLQKDTYLNYSQALSYTSQALSQNLHGLRYRGRIKRLSTKLVYFLQENWRRIWVLTLWIMIMIGLFTWKFYAYKEKKAFMIMGYCLLTAKGAAETLKFNMALILLPVCRNTITWLRSSKMGHFVPFDDNINFHKTIAASIVVGIILHAGNHLACDFPRLIHESDGIYNEYMARDFGRHKPQYMDLIKGIEGVTGILMVIFMIIAFTLATRWFRRSLIKLPKPFDRLTGYNAFWYSHHLFAIVYILLIVHGTNLYLVHDWYKMTTWMYLAVPVLLYAGERTLRYFRSGFFSVRILKVAIYLGNVLTLQMSKPPQFRYKSGQYMFVQCPAVSPFEWHPFSITSAPDDDYLSIHIRQLGDWTQELKRVFAEACEPPLSGKSGLLRADEGTKKSLPKLLIDGPYGAPAQDYRKYDVLLLVGLGIGATPFISILKDLLNNIVKMEELADSISDFSRYSDQSTGSMDSSMNKISPKRKKPVRTTNAYFYWVTREQGSFDWFKGVMDEVAELDQRGVIEMHNYLTSVYEEGDARSALITMVQALNHAKNGVDIVSGTRVRTHFARPNWKKVLSKIGTKHANARIGVFYCGAPVLAKELSNLCYDYNQKGSTKFEFHKEHF, from the exons ATGAGGGGAAACGGAAGATATGAACGCCGCTGGGGATCCGACACCGTACCCGCCGGAAATTTAGCCAGCGGAGGATCCTCGCCGGCGACGGACTACTCCGCCGATTCGGCGGCGAGCGCGTCGGAATTCGTCGAAGTCACGCTCGATCTCCAGGACGACGACACGATCATTCTCCGCAGCGTCGAGCCGGCGACGGTGATCAGCATCGACGGCAATGACGTCATCTCCGGGATCGAGACGCCTGCGCCGTCGTCGTCGGCGTCGCGATCGCCGACGATGCGGCGGAGCGGCTCGAACAAGTTGCTCCAGTTCTCTCAGGAGCTGAAGGCGGAGGCGCTGGCGAAGGCGAAGCAGCTGTCGCATGAGCTGAAGCGGTTCTCGTGGAGCCACGGCCACGCGTCGCGGATAATCTCCGGCGCCGGCGGGAACGGCGGATTGGACTCGGCGCTGGCGGCGAGGGCGATGCGGCGGCAGCGCGCGCAGCTGGATCGGACGCGATCCGGCGCGCACAAGGCGCTGCAGGGACTCAAATTCATCAGTAACAGCAGAAACAACCGCGTCGAAGCGTGGAACGAAGTTCAGATCAATTTCGAGAAGCTCGCCAAAGACGGTTACCTCCATCGCGCTGACTTTTCGCAATGCATAG gGATGAGAGATTCGAAGGAATTTGGACTGGAGTTGTTCGATGCATtaagcagaagaagaagactgAAAGTCGATAAGATCGGCAGAGATGAGCTCTACGAATTCTGGTCACAGATTACCGATCAAAGCTTTGATTCCAGACTCCAGATTTTCTTCGACAT GGTGGACAAAAATGAGGATGGTCGGATCACGGAAGAGGAAGTGAAGGAG ATTATTATGGTAAGTGCATCTGCAAATAAATTATCGAGATTAAAAGAGCAAGCCGAAGAGTATGCAGCTCTAATCATGGAAGAGTTGGACCCTGAAAGGCTTGGCTACATTGAG CTCTGGCAGCTGGAAACACTACTGCTACAGAAGGACACATACCTCAACTACAGCCAAGCTCTAAGCTACACAAGCCAAGCCCTCAGCCAAAACCTCCATGGCCTCAGATATCGAGGCCGGATTAAGAGATTAAGCACCAAATTAGTTTACTTCTTGCAAGAAAATTGGAGGAGAATTTGGGTGCTAACTCTATGGATTATGATAATGATTGGACTCTTCACGTGGAAGTTCTACGCGtacaaagaaaagaaggcaTTCATGATCATGGGTTATTGCCTCCTCACGGCTAAGGGCGCAGCAGAGACGTTGAAATTCAACATGGCGCTCATATTACTGCCTGTGTGTAGGAACACCATTACTTGGCTGAGGTCCTCTAAAATGGGCCATTTTGTGCCCTTTGATGACAATATCAACTTTCACAAG ACCATCGCAGCATCCATTGTAGTTGGTATCATACTCCATGCTGGAAACCACCTTGCTTGCGACTTTCCAAGGCTTATACATGAGTCCGATGGCATATACAATGAGTATATGGCTCGTGATTTTGGTCGCCACAAGCCACAGTACATGGACCTAATTAAAGGGATTGAGGGTGTGACAGGGATTCTCATGGTGATCTTTATGATAATTGCTTTTACATTGGCAACACGGTGGTTCAGGCGGAGTCTTATTAAGCTGCCTAAGCCATTTGACAGGCTCACAGGCTATAACGCTTTCTGGTATTCACACCACCTGTTTGCTATCGTCTACATCCTGCTCATCGTCCATGGCACAAATCTTTACCTTGTTCACGACTGGTACAAAATGACG ACATGGATGTATCTTGCTGTCCCTGTACTCCTCTATGCTGGAGAAAGGACCCTTAGATACTTCCGGTCAGGCTTCTTCAGCGTCCGGATTTTGAAG GTAGCCATTTATCTAGGAAATGTACTGACGTTGCAAATGTCAAAACCTCCACAGTTTCGATATAAGAGTGGGCAGTACATGTTCGTTCAGTGTCCGGCTGTTTCTCCATTTGAATG GCATCCATTTTCGATTACCTCCGCACCTGATGACGATTATCTTAGCATTCACATAAGGCAGTTGGGTGACTGGACACAAGAACTTAAGAGGGTATTCGCTGAGGCATGTGAACCTCCTCTTTCTGGCAAGAGTGGGCTACTCCGAGCAGACGAAGGCACTAAGAAAAG TTTGCCAAAGCTACTAATAGATGGACCTTACGGAGCTCCAGCACAAGATTACAGAAAGTACGACGTGCTCTTACTTGTTGGCCTTGGCATCGGAGCAACGCCCTTCATCAGCATCCTTAAAGATTTACTCAACAACATCGTCAAAATGGAGGAGCTGGCT GATTCGATATCAGATTTCAGCAGGTATTCGGACCAGAGCACGGGCTCTATGGACTCGTCGATGAACAAGATTTCTCCTAAACGGAAGAAACCTGTAAGGACAACCAATGCCTACTTTTATTGGGTCACAAGAGAGCAAGGGTCATTCGATTGGTTCAAAGGCGTGATGGATGAAGTCGCTGAGCTCGACCAAAGG gGGGTGATCGAGATGCACAACTACCTAACAAGTGTATACGAAGAAGGCGATGCTCGTTCAGCTCTCATCACCATGGTTCAAGCACTCAACCATGCCAAAAATGGCGTGGACATTGTATCTGGGACAAGGGTGAGAACACACTTTGCAAGGCCTAATTGGAAGAAAGTTCTTTCTAAGATCGGTACCAAGCATGCCAATGCAAGGATAG GAGTTTTCTACTGTGGAGCACCGGTGTTAGCCAAGGAGCTAAGCAACCTCTGTTACGACTACAATCAGAAGGGTTCGACGAAATTCGAGTTCCACAAGGAGCATTTCTAA